A genomic window from Punica granatum isolate Tunisia-2019 chromosome 2, ASM765513v2, whole genome shotgun sequence includes:
- the LOC116197048 gene encoding bark storage protein A-like, whose translation MPFQDIEKPSHKLIQIRLSYIRNMAVRCTMLVIVFGLFCFLAESTSEDVVSSMGKITRINNAGPYLGIVSPNAYELSPLLQSSSFSNDTTLPYLDIAGRRFRFGKVHNEKVIIVMTGLSMLNAGIATQLLVTLFKVKGVLHYGIAGNANSQLEIGDVAIPKSWAHTGLWNWQRYGDGPDDELALESSGDYTRKVGYLKISNYTVSETGNAITDANNLLNNVWFQPEEIFPVDGVPEVRQHAFWVEVDQHYFDISTKLLNMTLEGCVNSTTCLPRTPKVYQVERGISANVYLDNKAHREFMRSKFNATPVDMESAAVALICRQQKIPFITFRALSDLAGGGSALSNEVDTYVTLAAQNSVAVLTKFISLIGS comes from the exons ATGCCATTCCAAGACATAGAGAAACCGTCTCATAAACTAATCCAAATTCGCCTCTCATATATCAGAAACATGGCGGTCCGGTGCACGATGCTGGTGATAGTTTTCGGGCTTTTCTGCTTTTTGGCTGAATCAACTTCCGAAGATGTTGTGAGTTCTATGGGAAAGATAACAAGGATCAATAATGCTGGACCATACTTGGGCATAGTATCGCCCAACGCCTACGAATTGAGCCCTCTTCTTCAATCTTCCAGCTTTTCTAACGATACGACCCTCCCTTACTTGGATATTGCAG GAAGAAGATTTCGATTTGGGAAAGTGCATAATGAAAAAGTTATAATCGTTATGACAGGGCTGAGCATG CTTAATGCAGGAATAGCCACGCAGCTGTTGGTAACTCTATTTAAGGTCAAGGGGGTTTTGCATTATGGAATTGCTGGAAATGCCAATTCTCAGCTCGAGATTGGAGATGTGGCCATCCCCAAATCCTGGGCCCACACCGGCCTTTGGAATTGGCAG AGGTATGGAGATGGGCCTGACGACGAGCTTGCTTTGGAGTCCAGTGGAGACTACACGAGAAAAGTGGGCTATCTCAAGATCTCAAATTACACTGTCAGTGAGACAGGAAACGCCATAACTGATGCCAACAATCTCCTAAACAATGTCTGGTTCCAGCCGGAAGAGATATTTCCAGTCGACGGAGTTCCCGAAGTGAGGCAGCACGCTTTCTGGGTTGAGGTCGACCAGCATTATTTCGACATTTCCACAAAGTTACTG AACATGACGTTGGAAGGATGTGTGAACTCTACTACTTGCTTGCCGAGGACGCCGAAGGTGTACCAAGTCGAGAGAGGGATCAGCGCGAATGTGTACCTAGACAACAAGGCCCACAGGGAGTTTATGAGGTCCAAGTTCAATGCGACTCCCGTGGACATGGAGAGCGCCGCGGTTGCCCTGATCTGCCGCCAGCAAAAGATTCCCTTCATCACGTTCAGGGCGCTGTCCGACTTAGCCGGTGGTGGCTCTGCCCTGTCTAATGAAGTCGATACTTACGTAACCTTGGCTGCCCAGAATTCGGTCGCTGTCTTGACCAAGTTCATTTCCTTGATTGGGTCATGA